A genomic segment from Anaeromyxobacter sp. encodes:
- a CDS encoding DUF2461 domain-containing protein, which yields MARTTAVSPAAFRGFADAQGDFFLALALHNDRDWFGAHRAEYEAGWAAPMAALLDEVQRGLRGAYGKRALGAPKVFRLHRDVRFSKDKSPYKTHVAGWIPLDVGGTPDPGATPAAFYLQVGVEERFTGSGSWILSGDALKRYRAAVLDPKRGAVLVRRLAALNADGFRVSAGATLARAPAGVDPAHPRAELLRLKGLVVDPGEVPARLLTRPALVPWLVERARAAAPLVSWLADHVA from the coding sequence ATGGCCCGAACGACCGCCGTTTCGCCCGCCGCCTTCCGGGGCTTCGCCGACGCCCAGGGCGACTTCTTCCTCGCGCTCGCGCTCCACAACGACCGCGACTGGTTCGGGGCCCACCGCGCCGAGTACGAGGCCGGCTGGGCCGCGCCCATGGCGGCGCTGCTCGACGAGGTGCAGCGGGGACTGCGCGGCGCCTACGGGAAGCGGGCGCTCGGCGCGCCCAAGGTGTTCCGCCTCCACCGCGACGTCCGCTTCAGCAAGGACAAGTCGCCTTACAAGACCCACGTGGCCGGCTGGATCCCGCTGGACGTCGGGGGCACGCCCGACCCGGGCGCCACGCCGGCCGCCTTCTACCTGCAGGTGGGGGTGGAGGAGCGCTTCACAGGGAGCGGCTCCTGGATCCTGAGCGGGGACGCGCTGAAGCGCTACCGGGCCGCCGTGCTGGACCCGAAGCGCGGCGCCGTGCTGGTTCGCCGGCTCGCGGCGCTCAACGCCGATGGCTTCCGGGTCTCGGCCGGCGCCACGCTGGCGCGCGCGCCGGCCGGGGTGGACCCGGCCCACCCGCGCGCCGAGCTGCTGCGGCTCAAGGGGCTGGTGGTGGATCCCGGAGAGGTGCCGGCCAGGCTGCTCACCCGGCCCGCGCTGGTGCCCTGGCTCGTCGAGCGCGCCCGCGCCGCCGCGCCGCTGGTGAGCTGGCTCGCCGACCACGTGGCGTGA
- a CDS encoding Hsp70 family protein: protein MAEPPSTSSGTAGPGQRRGAIVRVKMPCATLDEVRARYPELKDLRFHLRTREPRDTGSRVRLEAALAGGDPCFSAHAIVEAVTTSTDRQPGGWTLRLAALDEAGQELVAWMGGQPPLGRMEDAPGVTRPPGARPQRAGPLAPVAGPAGTPALTPPPLHGRTWTPGPALGPADGSTTLVDVLPLRTPAPFAPPPVASPPVAAQPPARPQTTPPPLPRGAATPAVTPPPVQAPGPAPGPPPLPRPAPAWTAPPPPAPPISSSPPSAARPPVPTPAAFPPAAPAPAFARRPEAPSGPPPSLGRPASADGPVVVEDVVPEARPVLLGSRIIGIDLGTTNSAAAVVKGGKPFIIPSREGYSTIPSVVAVSEKGGLIVGHVARDRLLVNPRGTVHGAKRLIGRQFHSPVVRDLANRFSYEIVAGPRGEAAVRLGDKIFSLQKISSMVLAQVKQLAEQWLGEEVTRAVITVPAYYNDNQRQAVRAAGALAGLQVERIVNEPTAAALAFAHGRGVEQRVLVYDLGGGTFDTSVLELHGNVYEVIATGGDTFLGGVDFDKALLDDLLARFKAQHGVDFGGDRVAYQRIAEAAEKAKVTLSERLTTQVNLPFVTAVGSRAYALQATVTRAELEGLTRALVERTLRVTDDVLTSAGLKPADIGEVLLVGGQSRMPLVRGLIKEFFGKEPCKSVHADEAVALGAAILADSLMASEVDAPVLLDVLPMSIGIGQPGGRFHRIIERNTTLPCRRTHSIWTSAQQGRTLAIPVFQGDQAHAQENEYLGTLLVADLPHGLDGDVVFDVTFTLSTESILTVAAEERGTARSVSVTFSTQDTPEMVRRRLEGAPAAEAPPPQAPDQGGSVFPPLDRAGEAAAGLGPRGPVGDAVLPPRDHATGALPPLDSGPGAPDRSRTEGGLDASTLPSLWDEPTATIEPTQTGLSPLPRPEPRPRPVSWVSSRMATGTLGAARAAEPPPGPLARLASWFRSRGRPEAP, encoded by the coding sequence GTGGCGGAACCACCCAGCACGTCCAGCGGGACAGCAGGCCCCGGCCAGCGGCGGGGCGCCATCGTGCGCGTCAAGATGCCGTGCGCGACGCTCGACGAGGTGCGGGCGCGCTACCCCGAGCTGAAGGACCTGCGCTTCCACCTCCGCACCCGCGAGCCGCGCGACACCGGCTCGCGCGTCCGCCTCGAGGCGGCGCTGGCCGGCGGCGACCCCTGCTTCAGCGCCCACGCCATCGTCGAGGCCGTCACCACCTCCACCGACCGGCAGCCGGGCGGCTGGACGCTCCGCCTGGCCGCCCTGGACGAGGCCGGTCAGGAGCTGGTGGCCTGGATGGGCGGCCAGCCGCCGCTCGGCCGGATGGAGGACGCACCCGGCGTGACCCGGCCGCCCGGGGCGCGGCCGCAGCGCGCCGGCCCGCTTGCGCCGGTGGCAGGGCCCGCCGGCACGCCGGCGCTGACCCCGCCGCCGCTCCACGGCCGGACCTGGACCCCGGGCCCGGCGCTCGGCCCGGCGGATGGCAGCACCACCCTGGTCGACGTCCTGCCGCTCCGGACGCCGGCGCCGTTCGCCCCGCCACCCGTCGCTTCTCCACCCGTCGCCGCCCAGCCACCCGCCCGGCCGCAGACCACCCCGCCGCCCCTGCCGCGGGGGGCGGCGACCCCGGCGGTCACGCCGCCGCCGGTCCAGGCGCCCGGCCCGGCGCCCGGCCCGCCGCCGTTGCCCCGCCCGGCGCCCGCGTGGACGGCGCCGCCCCCGCCTGCGCCCCCCATCTCGAGCTCGCCTCCTTCTGCGGCGCGGCCGCCGGTCCCGACGCCCGCCGCGTTCCCACCCGCAGCCCCGGCCCCCGCCTTCGCCCGCCGGCCGGAGGCGCCGTCGGGCCCGCCTCCCTCGCTGGGGCGACCCGCCTCGGCCGACGGCCCGGTGGTGGTGGAGGACGTGGTCCCCGAGGCCAGGCCGGTCCTGCTGGGGAGCCGCATCATCGGCATCGACCTCGGCACCACCAACTCCGCGGCCGCCGTGGTCAAGGGCGGCAAGCCCTTCATCATCCCGTCGCGCGAGGGCTACAGCACCATCCCCTCGGTGGTGGCCGTCTCCGAGAAGGGCGGCCTCATCGTCGGGCACGTGGCGCGCGACCGGCTGCTCGTCAACCCGCGCGGCACCGTCCACGGCGCCAAGCGGCTCATCGGCCGGCAGTTCCACTCGCCGGTGGTGCGCGACCTGGCCAACCGCTTCAGCTACGAGATCGTGGCGGGGCCGCGCGGCGAGGCGGCCGTCAGGCTGGGCGACAAGATCTTCTCGCTGCAGAAGATCTCCTCGATGGTGCTGGCCCAGGTGAAGCAGCTGGCCGAGCAGTGGCTGGGCGAGGAGGTGACGCGCGCCGTCATCACGGTGCCCGCCTACTACAACGACAACCAGCGGCAGGCGGTGCGCGCCGCCGGCGCCCTGGCCGGGCTGCAGGTGGAGCGCATCGTCAACGAGCCGACGGCCGCGGCCCTGGCCTTCGCCCACGGCCGCGGCGTCGAGCAGCGGGTCCTGGTCTACGACCTGGGCGGCGGCACCTTCGACACCTCGGTGCTGGAGCTGCACGGCAACGTCTACGAGGTCATCGCCACCGGCGGCGACACGTTCCTGGGCGGCGTGGACTTCGACAAGGCCCTGCTCGACGACCTGCTGGCCCGCTTCAAGGCGCAGCACGGCGTCGACTTCGGCGGCGACCGGGTGGCCTACCAGCGCATCGCCGAGGCGGCCGAGAAGGCCAAGGTGACCCTCTCCGAGCGGCTCACCACCCAGGTCAACCTGCCCTTCGTCACCGCCGTCGGCTCGCGGGCCTACGCGCTGCAGGCCACCGTCACCCGCGCCGAGCTGGAGGGGCTGACCCGCGCCCTGGTGGAGCGGACGCTGCGGGTCACCGACGACGTGCTGACCAGCGCGGGCCTGAAGCCCGCCGACATCGGCGAGGTGCTGCTGGTGGGCGGCCAGAGCCGCATGCCGCTGGTGCGCGGGCTCATCAAGGAGTTCTTCGGCAAGGAGCCCTGCAAGTCGGTCCACGCCGACGAGGCGGTGGCGCTGGGCGCCGCCATCCTGGCCGACTCGCTCATGGCCTCCGAGGTCGACGCCCCGGTGCTCCTCGACGTGCTCCCCATGAGCATCGGCATCGGCCAGCCGGGCGGCCGCTTCCACCGGATCATCGAGCGCAACACCACCCTGCCCTGCCGGCGCACCCACTCCATCTGGACCTCGGCGCAGCAGGGGCGCACGCTGGCCATCCCGGTCTTCCAGGGCGACCAGGCGCACGCCCAGGAGAACGAGTACCTGGGGACGCTGCTGGTGGCCGACCTGCCCCACGGCCTGGACGGCGACGTGGTCTTCGACGTCACCTTCACGCTCTCCACCGAGTCGATCCTCACCGTCGCCGCCGAGGAGCGCGGCACCGCCCGCTCGGTCTCGGTCACCTTCAGCACCCAGGACACGCCCGAGATGGTGCGGCGGCGGCTGGAGGGCGCGCCCGCCGCCGAGGCTCCCCCGCCGCAGGCGCCCGACCAGGGCGGCTCGGTCTTCCCTCCGCTCGACCGGGCCGGCGAGGCGGCCGCCGGGCTCGGCCCGCGGGGCCCGGTGGGCGACGCGGTGCTCCCGCCGCGGGATCACGCGACCGGGGCGCTCCCGCCGCTGGACTCCGGTCCCGGCGCGCCCGACCGCTCCCGCACCGAGGGCGGCCTCGACGCCTCCACCCTCCCCTCGCTCTGGGACGAGCCCACCGCCACCATCGAACCCACCCAGACCGGCCTGTCGCCGCTGCCCCGCCCGGAGCCGCGGCCGCGCCCCGTCTCGTGGGTCTCGTCGAGGATGGCCACCGGCACGCTCGGCGCCGCGCGGGCCGCCGAGCCGCCACCGGGCCCGCTGGCCCGCCTGGCCAGCTGGTTCCGCAGCCGCGGGCGGCCCGAGGCGCCCTGA
- a CDS encoding putative metal-binding motif-containing protein, with the protein MKPTVAMLALAGLASACGGSSSPVAPPTVCTAAETRTCYSGPAGTEGVGACLAGTQVCAADGATFGACLAEVLPSADVCGNGVDDDCDGAVDDSLDADADGWAACDGDCDDTRIEINPGAYDVPGTGVDEDCSGTPDDAATACSAGPKLGGATGSDLAQALDLCQATTQGPPLAERRWGLISARLTLADGTGAPADLQVGVLDGFGLNAHNAPRAGATLVALSSGTARDVQDAGWLSPFGAGFATANQSQAPGDLLAAHGNAVPHAVSCPGHVGTTVFDPVRLELLVRAPTNAQGLRFKFRFYSSDFPANACTEFNDLFVAQLTSGAAGIPADRSVALAPNGDPITVNDGLITTCADSTGVPGPGCVASPQDLNGSGYHLLVQGGATSWLETSAPVVGGETLTLAFNVWDTGDHSFDSLVLVDGFEWLFTPTTLSTLPAP; encoded by the coding sequence ATGAAGCCGACCGTCGCGATGCTCGCCCTCGCTGGCCTCGCCTCCGCCTGCGGCGGCTCGAGCAGTCCAGTCGCGCCCCCCACCGTCTGCACCGCCGCCGAGACCCGCACCTGTTACTCCGGTCCTGCCGGCACAGAGGGCGTGGGCGCCTGCCTGGCCGGCACCCAGGTCTGTGCGGCAGATGGCGCGACCTTCGGCGCCTGCCTCGCCGAGGTCCTGCCGTCAGCCGACGTCTGCGGCAACGGCGTCGACGACGACTGCGACGGGGCCGTCGACGACTCGCTCGACGCGGACGCCGACGGCTGGGCGGCCTGCGACGGCGACTGCGACGACACCCGGATCGAGATCAACCCCGGGGCCTACGACGTCCCGGGCACCGGGGTGGACGAGGACTGCAGCGGCACGCCCGACGACGCCGCCACCGCCTGCAGCGCCGGCCCGAAGCTCGGCGGCGCGACCGGCAGCGACCTGGCGCAGGCGCTGGACCTCTGCCAGGCCACCACGCAGGGCCCGCCGCTGGCAGAGCGGCGCTGGGGGCTCATCTCGGCGCGCCTCACCCTGGCCGACGGCACCGGGGCGCCCGCCGACCTGCAGGTCGGCGTGCTGGACGGCTTCGGCCTGAACGCCCACAACGCGCCGCGGGCGGGCGCCACGCTGGTGGCGCTGTCGAGCGGCACGGCGCGCGACGTCCAGGACGCCGGCTGGCTGAGCCCCTTCGGCGCCGGGTTCGCCACGGCCAACCAGAGCCAGGCGCCCGGCGACCTGCTGGCGGCCCACGGCAACGCCGTGCCCCACGCGGTCTCCTGCCCCGGGCACGTCGGGACCACGGTCTTCGACCCGGTGCGGCTGGAGCTCCTGGTGCGGGCGCCCACCAACGCGCAGGGGCTCAGGTTCAAGTTCCGCTTCTACTCGAGCGACTTCCCCGCCAACGCCTGCACCGAGTTCAACGATCTCTTCGTGGCCCAGCTCACCTCCGGGGCCGCCGGGATCCCCGCCGACCGGAGCGTCGCGCTGGCGCCGAACGGCGACCCCATCACCGTCAACGACGGCCTCATCACCACCTGCGCCGACTCCACCGGCGTGCCGGGGCCCGGCTGCGTCGCCAGCCCCCAGGACCTGAACGGCTCGGGCTACCACCTCCTGGTGCAGGGTGGCGCCACCAGCTGGCTCGAGACCTCTGCGCCGGTGGTGGGGGGCGAGACCCTGACGCTGGCCTTCAACGTCTGGGACACGGGTGACCACTCCTTCGACTCGCTGGTCCTGGTGGACGGCTTCGAGTGGCTCTTCACGCCCACCACGCTCTCCACCCTGCCCGCGCCGTAG
- a CDS encoding cytochrome P460 family protein, protein MLRRTAVAVAALAVALVAFQVLAMHHELPKGYRTWGHVKSMVITDKSHGLYGFHNTYANPAALEALRGGKPFPKGAEFVTSFYEVGTDGAMLSQGKKIMDAYMKKDEAAKQTGGWWFNAFGPDGKPLGVDVVKGCYECHAGGAKGTDLVFSKFID, encoded by the coding sequence ATGCTCCGCCGCACCGCCGTCGCCGTCGCCGCCCTCGCCGTCGCGCTCGTCGCCTTCCAGGTCCTCGCCATGCACCACGAGCTCCCCAAGGGCTACCGCACCTGGGGCCACGTGAAGTCCATGGTCATCACCGACAAGAGCCACGGCCTCTACGGCTTCCACAACACCTACGCCAACCCGGCCGCGCTCGAGGCGCTGCGCGGCGGAAAGCCCTTCCCCAAGGGCGCCGAGTTCGTCACCTCCTTCTACGAGGTCGGCACCGACGGCGCGATGCTGTCGCAGGGGAAGAAGATCATGGACGCCTACATGAAGAAGGACGAGGCGGCCAAGCAGACCGGCGGGTGGTGGTTCAACGCGTTCGGCCCGGACGGCAAGCCGCTCGGGGTCGACGTGGTGAAGGGCTGCTACGAGTGCCACGCCGGCGGCGCCAAGGGCACCGACCTGGTCTTCTCGAAGTTCATCGACTGA
- the mscL gene encoding large conductance mechanosensitive channel protein MscL, translating into MLKGFKDFIARGNVIDLAVGVIMGGAFGAVVSSLVADVITPALGMAFGKPDFSGITLGSIMVGKFLNAIIAFLLVSIGVYFFIVLPINKLKGPPPPVPPPGPSAEEKLLVEIRDLLARR; encoded by the coding sequence ATGCTCAAGGGATTCAAGGACTTCATCGCGCGCGGAAACGTCATCGACCTCGCGGTCGGCGTCATCATGGGCGGCGCCTTCGGCGCCGTCGTCTCGTCGCTGGTCGCGGACGTCATCACCCCGGCGCTGGGGATGGCCTTCGGCAAGCCGGACTTCTCGGGCATCACGCTCGGGTCGATCATGGTCGGGAAGTTCCTCAACGCCATCATCGCCTTCCTGCTGGTGTCGATCGGCGTCTACTTCTTCATCGTGTTGCCCATCAACAAGCTCAAGGGGCCGCCGCCGCCCGTCCCACCGCCCGGCCCCAGCGCCGAGGAGAAGCTGCTCGTCGAGATCCGCGACCTGCTGGCGCGGCGGTAG
- a CDS encoding DUF3108 domain-containing protein: MLAPTALALILAAAGCDLPALAATRPFAPGEVLSYQVGLAGAETGGQATFVVLAPASDGTLPVTVEASHRTILGRTTFRARSALGEATLRPGWFHDEQEGAGGRRSTDADLARSALAVRLDWRADGRAGSSAYRRGPGLLDFASALPYLRAAVLRPGAAFCFDAVGATSAWRVSGRVGAGTEQVTTPAGRFEALRLDGELHRAGARPLRVPVSLWIATGPARLPVAAEFGSPLGKVRARLAAFTPGR; the protein is encoded by the coding sequence ATGCTCGCCCCCACCGCCCTCGCCCTGATCCTCGCCGCCGCCGGCTGCGATCTGCCTGCGCTGGCCGCGACGCGGCCCTTCGCGCCGGGGGAGGTCCTGTCGTACCAGGTGGGCCTGGCCGGCGCGGAGACCGGCGGACAGGCCACCTTCGTGGTGCTGGCCCCCGCCTCCGACGGCACGCTCCCGGTCACCGTCGAGGCCAGCCACCGAACGATCCTGGGCCGGACCACCTTCCGCGCCCGCTCCGCGCTCGGCGAGGCCACGCTGCGGCCGGGCTGGTTCCACGACGAGCAGGAGGGCGCCGGCGGCCGGCGCTCCACCGACGCCGACCTGGCCCGGAGCGCGCTCGCGGTGCGCCTGGACTGGCGCGCCGACGGCCGGGCCGGGAGCAGCGCCTACCGGCGCGGCCCTGGGCTCCTCGACTTCGCCTCGGCGCTGCCGTACCTGCGCGCCGCCGTGCTCCGGCCGGGCGCCGCCTTCTGCTTCGACGCGGTGGGCGCCACCAGCGCCTGGCGCGTCTCGGGGCGCGTCGGCGCCGGCACCGAGCAGGTCACGACGCCGGCCGGGCGGTTCGAGGCCCTGCGGCTGGACGGCGAGCTCCACCGGGCCGGCGCCCGCCCGCTCCGCGTGCCCGTCTCCCTCTGGATCGCCACCGGCCCGGCCAGGCTCCCCGTGGCCGCGGAGTTCGGCTCCCCGCTCGGGAAGGTGCGGGCCCGGCTGGCGGCGTTCACGCCGGGCCGGTAG
- a CDS encoding AEC family transporter, translating to MLQFFLASAPIFAVVALGFAAARLRLVSPQGFSAFAAYAFNLALPALMTSMLARQPLGQAFEPRFFAAILASGLAVFSAVALLTLRRGRAGLAVAGSHAQAATGGNQAFLGVPLMLAVVGERATGPIAMAILAEAGILMPLGLACMGLGHPRAGASRTLAGVLARATFLNPIVLGVAAGAALGLLGARLPGPVDRLLTFLGGSAGPVALFALGGTLAGQRLGEGLGPVAGLVAAKLVAYPLLAWALLSGAGLGPDWVASGTLVAALPTAAYAFVFAQRFDAAPQRISAAILLSTLAGAVSFPLTAWLVLP from the coding sequence ATGCTCCAGTTCTTCCTGGCCAGCGCCCCCATCTTCGCCGTCGTGGCGCTCGGCTTCGCCGCGGCGCGGCTCCGGCTGGTGTCGCCGCAGGGCTTCTCGGCCTTCGCCGCCTACGCCTTCAACCTGGCGCTGCCGGCGCTCATGACCAGCATGCTGGCCCGCCAGCCGCTGGGCCAGGCCTTCGAGCCGCGCTTCTTCGCGGCCATCCTGGCCTCCGGGCTGGCCGTCTTCTCGGCGGTGGCGCTGCTCACCCTGCGGCGCGGGCGGGCCGGCCTGGCGGTGGCCGGCTCGCACGCCCAGGCGGCCACCGGCGGCAACCAGGCCTTCCTCGGCGTGCCGCTCATGCTGGCGGTGGTGGGGGAGCGGGCCACCGGGCCCATCGCCATGGCCATCCTGGCCGAGGCCGGCATCCTGATGCCCCTGGGGCTCGCCTGCATGGGGCTGGGCCACCCGCGCGCCGGCGCCTCCCGCACCCTGGCCGGTGTGCTGGCCCGGGCCACCTTCCTCAACCCCATCGTCCTCGGGGTGGCGGCGGGCGCGGCGCTCGGCCTCCTCGGGGCTCGGCTGCCGGGCCCGGTCGATCGGCTCCTCACCTTCCTGGGCGGCTCCGCCGGGCCGGTGGCCCTCTTCGCCCTGGGCGGCACGCTGGCCGGCCAGCGGCTCGGGGAGGGCCTCGGGCCGGTGGCCGGCCTGGTGGCGGCCAAGCTGGTGGCCTACCCGCTGCTCGCCTGGGCGCTCCTGTCCGGCGCGGGGCTCGGCCCGGACTGGGTGGCCTCCGGCACGCTGGTGGCCGCCCTGCCGACCGCGGCCTACGCCTTCGTCTTCGCGCAGCGCTTCGACGCGGCGCCGCAGCGGATCTCGGCCGCCATCCTGCTCTCCACGCTGGCCGGGGCGGTCTCCTTCCCGCTGACCGCCTGGCTCGTGCTGCCCTGA
- a CDS encoding cobalamin-dependent protein (Presence of a B(12) (cobalamin)-binding domain implies dependence on cobalamin itself, in one of its several forms, or in some unusual lineages, dependence on a cobalamin-like analog.): MSRILFIGPPYLCWGVQVIGTWPPLQLAYLAGTAEQAGHTCRIYDAMNKYTTFEDIRAEVASFKPDVVVTLDYLPVTGAISTATVPAALQALTVAKEVDPRIVTMIGGPHPTFMYQEIFADPANRVDFVLCGEAEETLPELVAALPSGNVAGVMGIAYVRDGQVVATPLRPHIQDLNTLKPAWHLLDWKDYHYNIEPWGRMASMLTSRGCMMGCSFCSHRQFWRGDWRARDPRNVIEEMHQLVDVHGVEFITLIDPYPTNDPVRWEKLLDLLIAEKMNVRLLMETRVEDIIRDEAILPKYRAAGVIHLYLGAEGSTDEMLVTLNKGTSVDQNKRAVDLARQHDIMTEASFMIGGPLETWKSVQATIAEAIRVNPDIAVFPVLTPMPFTPIYQQFKDRVRVTDWSKYNLATPIIEPFDMTLEEVMVALGQCYMTFYAQKMHEVMRLPDGFKRRYMLSAFQEMMKGYQEHFSFLGMKMPQMHGHPGGHPAGHPGGHPHGQPT, encoded by the coding sequence ATGAGCAGGATCCTCTTCATCGGCCCGCCCTACCTGTGCTGGGGCGTCCAGGTCATCGGGACGTGGCCGCCGCTCCAGCTCGCCTACCTGGCGGGGACCGCCGAGCAGGCCGGCCACACGTGCCGCATCTACGACGCGATGAACAAGTACACCACCTTCGAGGACATCCGCGCCGAGGTGGCGTCGTTCAAGCCCGACGTGGTGGTGACGCTCGACTACCTGCCGGTGACGGGCGCCATCAGCACCGCCACGGTCCCGGCCGCCCTGCAGGCGCTCACGGTCGCCAAGGAGGTGGACCCCCGCATCGTCACCATGATCGGCGGGCCCCACCCGACCTTCATGTACCAGGAGATCTTCGCCGACCCGGCCAACCGGGTGGACTTCGTGCTGTGCGGCGAGGCCGAGGAGACGCTGCCCGAGCTGGTGGCCGCCCTCCCCTCGGGGAACGTCGCCGGCGTCATGGGCATCGCCTACGTCCGCGACGGCCAGGTGGTCGCCACCCCGCTCCGCCCGCACATCCAGGACCTGAACACCCTCAAGCCGGCCTGGCACCTGCTCGACTGGAAGGACTACCACTACAACATCGAGCCGTGGGGGCGCATGGCGTCGATGCTCACCTCGCGCGGCTGCATGATGGGCTGCTCCTTCTGCAGCCACCGGCAGTTCTGGCGCGGCGACTGGCGGGCGCGCGATCCCAGGAACGTCATCGAGGAGATGCACCAGCTCGTCGACGTGCACGGCGTCGAGTTCATCACCCTCATCGACCCCTACCCCACCAACGACCCGGTGCGCTGGGAGAAGCTCCTCGACCTGCTCATCGCCGAGAAGATGAACGTCCGGCTGCTGATGGAGACGCGGGTCGAGGACATCATCCGCGACGAGGCCATCCTCCCGAAGTACCGCGCGGCCGGGGTGATCCACCTCTACCTCGGCGCCGAGGGCAGCACCGACGAGATGCTGGTGACGCTCAACAAGGGCACCAGCGTGGACCAGAACAAGCGCGCCGTGGACCTGGCGCGGCAGCACGACATCATGACCGAGGCGTCGTTCATGATCGGCGGCCCGCTGGAGACCTGGAAGTCGGTGCAGGCCACCATCGCCGAGGCCATCCGGGTCAACCCCGACATCGCGGTCTTCCCGGTGCTGACGCCCATGCCGTTCACGCCCATCTACCAGCAGTTCAAGGACCGGGTCCGGGTCACCGACTGGTCGAAGTACAACCTGGCCACGCCCATCATCGAGCCCTTCGACATGACGCTGGAGGAGGTCATGGTGGCGCTCGGCCAGTGCTACATGACCTTCTACGCCCAGAAGATGCACGAGGTGATGCGCCTGCCGGACGGCTTCAAGCGCCGCTACATGCTGAGCGCCTTCCAGGAGATGATGAAGGGCTACCAGGAGCACTTCTCCTTCCTGGGCATGAAGATGCCGCAGATGCACGGCCACCCCGGCGGCCACCCAGCCGGCCACCCGGGCGGCCACCCGCACGGGCAGCCGACCTAG
- a CDS encoding M20/M25/M40 family metallo-hydrolase, with product MTSLALAALAALTLSTPATALAPSARSPRVEALVAAVEPARLLATVTRLAAFGTRHTLSDTRSEVRGIGAARRWLASEARALAALPGSRLQPFDDRFTAPPERRIPAPVELWNVGVLLPGTDPARAREAIVLTAHYDSRATDPMDATSDAPGAVDDASGVAMLLELARVLATDRPAVAVYLVAVAGEEQGLTGSTHLARRLAAEGLAVLAMVSVDTVGNVAGQDGVRDDVAVRVFSEGVSPLEGEAARKLREAIGGENDGAAREWARYLERMAERHVENLDLWVMLRRDRIARGSDHLAFAGQGVAAVRLTEAHEHYDRQHQVPRLEAGRAFGDTPAHFDAAYCAKVGRGLLAAVATLAAAPAPVTGLTLGGAVSPDTRLRWTLPADPRVAGLVVYRRRADAVTWQRATLHPRAASLVVKGVVPDSHVFAVATVDAEGNEGIPVHPSALE from the coding sequence ATGACCTCCCTCGCCCTGGCAGCGCTCGCCGCCCTCACCCTCTCCACCCCAGCGACCGCCCTGGCCCCGTCGGCCCGCTCGCCCCGCGTCGAGGCGTTGGTCGCCGCGGTCGAGCCAGCCCGCCTGCTGGCCACGGTGACCAGGCTGGCCGCCTTCGGCACCCGCCACACCCTCTCCGACACCCGCTCCGAGGTCCGCGGCATCGGCGCGGCGCGGCGCTGGCTGGCGTCCGAGGCGCGCGCGCTGGCGGCCCTGCCGGGGTCGCGCCTCCAGCCCTTCGACGACCGCTTCACCGCCCCGCCGGAGCGGCGCATCCCGGCGCCGGTGGAGCTCTGGAACGTGGGCGTCCTCCTGCCCGGCACCGACCCGGCCCGCGCGCGCGAGGCCATCGTGCTCACCGCCCACTACGACAGCCGCGCCACCGATCCGATGGACGCCACCTCCGACGCCCCCGGCGCGGTGGACGACGCCAGCGGCGTGGCCATGCTGCTCGAGCTGGCGCGGGTCCTGGCGACGGACCGGCCGGCGGTGGCCGTCTACCTGGTGGCGGTGGCGGGCGAGGAGCAGGGGCTGACCGGCTCGACCCACCTGGCCAGGCGCCTGGCCGCCGAGGGCCTGGCGGTGCTGGCCATGGTGAGCGTGGACACGGTGGGCAACGTGGCTGGCCAGGACGGCGTGCGCGACGACGTGGCGGTGCGGGTCTTCAGCGAGGGGGTGAGCCCGCTGGAGGGCGAGGCCGCCCGGAAGCTCCGCGAGGCCATCGGCGGGGAGAACGACGGCGCGGCCCGCGAGTGGGCCCGCTACCTGGAGCGGATGGCCGAGCGCCACGTCGAGAACCTCGACCTGTGGGTCATGCTGCGGCGCGACCGGATCGCCCGGGGCTCCGACCACCTGGCCTTCGCAGGCCAGGGGGTGGCGGCGGTGCGGCTCACCGAGGCGCACGAGCACTACGACCGCCAGCACCAGGTGCCCCGGCTGGAGGCCGGGCGCGCCTTCGGCGACACGCCGGCCCACTTCGACGCCGCCTACTGCGCCAAGGTGGGCCGCGGGCTGCTGGCGGCGGTGGCCACGCTGGCCGCCGCGCCGGCGCCGGTGACCGGCCTCACCCTGGGTGGGGCCGTCAGCCCCGACACCCGCCTGCGCTGGACGCTGCCGGCCGATCCGCGGGTGGCCGGCCTGGTGGTCTACCGCCGGCGCGCCGACGCGGTGACCTGGCAGCGCGCCACGCTCCACCCCCGCGCTGCCTCCCTGGTGGTGAAGGGCGTGGTGCCGGACAGCCACGTCTTCGCCGTGGCCACCGTGGACGCCGAGGGGAACGAGGGGATCCCGGTCCACCCGTCGGCGCTGGAGTGA